AGCCTGATGCAGAACATCGATCTGGAAATCAGCTCTATCTCAGAACGTAGCCAGCGTATTACCGATCGCAGCACTGAAATAGCAACTGCTGCGAACCAACAAGGCAGCGTTGCTGGCACCATCTCCTCAGATGTTGAACGTGTGCGCCAGCAAGCTTGGCAAGTAAGCGAAATGATTCAGCAAACATCTCAAGATGTCACTAATCTGCAAAAACAATCGTCCAGTCTTACTGATCTGGTGAAAGGCCTTCGCACCGAATAACGGTTGTTCTGATGAAAAAACGGCCGCCTAAAGTGCGGCCGTTTGCATTATTGCCAAGCTTCTCTGACAATACACCACCTTTTACCGGTTACCGCGTTTTCAAAGCTCGGTACCCATATTTTGAAGTTAGGAAAACCAATGAATCCGTCTGTTTATCTGGTTAAAGGCCGTGAAAAATCATTGCGCCGTCGCCACCCATGGGTTTTCTCCCGTGGAATTCAACGCGTAGAGGGTAAACCATCCCTCGGTCAAACAGTGGATGTATATGATCATCAAGGCCAATGGTTGGCTCGCGGTGCGTTTTCTCCTAATTCCCAAATTCGTGTCCGTGTTTGGACTTTCGAACAAGAAGAAGTCAACGTCGAATTCTTCAAAAAACGCCTTCAAGAAGCGCAAGGTCTGCGTGATGTTTTGGCTACCCGTGATGGCCTGACAGGTTACCGCCTGATTGCCGCTGAATCTGATGGTTTACCTGGCATCACTATCGATCGCTATGAGAACTTCTTGGTTTGTCAGCTATTGAGTGCTGGCGCGGAAGCGCAAAAAGACAATCTGGTCGAGGCGCTTATCGCACAGTACCCAGAGTGCAGTATCTACGAGCGTTCAGATGTATCAGTACGTAAGAAAGAGGGCCTGAAAGAGCGCACAGGCGTTCTACACGGTGATTTACCACCAGCCTCTGTTGTGATTGAAGAAAACGGTGTGAAAATTAGTGTCGATATCACAGGTGGCCACAAAACCGGCTTCTACCTTGACCAGCGCGACAGCCGAGAAGCGGCAGTTAAATACGTTAACGGCAAGCGTGTACTGAACTGTTTCTGTTACACAGGCGGGTTTGGTCTTTACTCGATGAAGGGCGATGCAGTAGAAGTCATTAATGTGGACGTTTCACAACCTGCGCTGGATATCGCAAAATCTAATGCCGAAATGAACGGTTATGACCTGTCGAAAGCACAGTTTGTAAATGCGGATGTATTTAAGTTGCTTCGCGAATATCGTGACGCCGGTGAGCTGTTTGACGTTGTCATCATGGATCCACCTAAGTTTGCTGAATCTAAGGCACAATTGACTGGTGCATGTCGCGGTTACAAAGACATCAACATGCTGGCTATGCAGATCCTGAAGCCTGGTGGAACGTTACTGACTTACTCTTGTTCTGGTCTGATGGACAACGCTTTGTTCCAGAAGATCATTGCGGATGCAGCACTGGATGCACATCGCAGCGTTCAATTTATCGAGCGCTTTGAGCAAGCCGCCGACCATCCAATTGATAGCGGCTACCCAGAAGGTTTCTACCTGAAAGGTTTCGCGTGCCACGTTAAATAACTATAAAACAAGCAGCTCAAAGACCATGTCTTATGGGCTGCGCTTTACATCTTTCTTGGGGAACACAATGAAGAGAAAATTCGCTTTTGCGTCGGTGTTAACCGCATTGCTTTCTTTTGGCGCTCACGCTGACGTCAAACTTAATTTGAACGATAACGTTGAGCTACTTACCTACAACGGTAAAACTCACAAATCTTCTGTATTTGGCAAGGAAGAATCGGTGGTACTTCAAAATGGCACCCAACAGGTGGCATTTCGCTATGTGGAAAGCTTTGAGGGAGGCAAAGACGTATCTTTTGTCCGCTCTGATGTGCTGGTCGTTAAGTTTTATGCGGCTGATACCGAAGTTTTCTTCGATTTCCCAGAACACAAAAACAAGCGTCAGGTTCGACAGTTCAATGACAATCCTGAATTCGCCATTCTGGATACCAACGAATCCCCTATCGCATTTGAGCAGAACAAACTGCTTAAATCAGGCTTCCAACTGAGTCGCGATTACCTCTCCGAAATGCAACGCTTTAACCAAACAGATGCACCAGCATCATTGCAGCTGACCGCATCAGAAGTCGTTTCACAGCCAAAAGTACAGTCAAATAAAGCTCCACGAGCAAAAGTGGTTGTTGGTGGGCAAGATGCATTGAATGAAGTGGAGTACCAGCTCCACTACTGGTTTGAGAAAGCAGATGCCGAAACACAAGCACGCTTTAAAGCCTTTTTAAACGCTCGCTAAGCACTCAACATTTGAGAGAGGCCGCAGTTCAAGTGGCCTTCTTTTTTTCTGCCTATTAACAGGGTCTGTTGACCTTTGGTGGTTGAATTTTGTTCTAGCCATGAGCGTTTTAGGCGTGGCGAGGTGTTTGCCGCCTAGTCACTCTGAGCAAATAGACCTCAACAAAGCATAAAACTGAGTCGCATTCTTCCCTGTTCACTCCCAAAGTTATCGACACTTCTTTCGCAACACATCTCTCAGAAAAACGAATACTGTTAACAATATTCATGATGTTAGTAATGAAAAACCATTTAGAAACTAAATATAGACATTTATTGTCGACATTTATCATCTGACATTGTGTATCTCACCTTTGCTGACGAGCATATATTCACCGCACAAATTTAATGCAGCATGTGAAAATTTATCCATTGAAACTGTGAGTCGTTACCAAGAGCGTAAAGCTTTTCAATTCAGGAACTGATTAGAGATCTAAATCTGACGAAATCTGGGGTGTCTCACTCTTGCAACTCCTCTACTTTATTCATTGCGCGATTTAAGTGCGCTAACAACATACAAATTAATAGATAACATTTTATTTTCGAGGGATATCCAATGGATGTGACAGGTAAGAGCAAAGGATTCGCGCTCTCGGCAATCGCCGTAGCGTGTATGTTCTCTTTCAATGCACAAGCTGCTGTTGACTGTACCAACATTGAAAAATGGTCAGCAGACAAAGCATATGGCGGCGGCTCAACAGTTCAAAACGACAACAAGGTTTATACCGCTAACTGGTGGACAAAGGGTAACAGCCCAGCAACTTCATCAGGCGATTACAAAGAATGGACGCTGGTTGATCAGTGTGATACTGGCGATGTAACGCCACCGGATAATGTTCTACCAACTGTATCTCTGGACTCGCCAAGCTCATCTGACGTAATCAACACAGGTGACGTTGTCACAATCAACTCAACGGCATCAGATTCAGATGGCACCGTTGCTAACGTCGAATTCTTCGTTGATGGCGCGTCTATCGGTTCAGATACTTCTTCTCCATATTCCTTTAACTGGACGGCGGCAGAAGGTGAGCACATTATCTTCGTTCGCGCGACAGACGATAAAGGCGCAGCAACGCAAAGCGCGCCAGTTAAAGTATTCGTACAACCTAGCGTGGTACTGCCAGACAACGAAGCACCAACCGTGTCTGTTGCAGCATCAGCAACAGCTGTTGATCAAGGCGCAGTTGTTACCCTGACAGCAGATGCAGCGGACTCTGACGGCACTGTATCAAAAGTTGATTTCTATGCGGCAGGCCAATTGGTTGGTACATCAACCGCAGCTCCATACACCCTGGATTGGACAGCAAGCAAAGCGGGCAACGTCTCTGTATATGCGAAAGCGACAGACGACAAAGGCGCATCAACTGATTCTGCACTGGTCACTGTTGCCGTAGCGGGCATTCCAACGGTATCTAACTGTCGTCCAGAAGGTCTATTCCAAACACCAGGTGTTAACGTTCCATACTGTACGATCTACGATGCAGAAGGCCGTGAGGACATGGGTGCTGACCACCCTCGCCGTATCATCGGTTACTTCACCAGCTGGCGCTCAGGCGATGACTCGCAAGCCGCTTACCTTGTTAAAGATATCCCATGGGAAGAACTTACCCACATTAACTATGCATTCGTAAGCATCGGTGCTGACGGTAAAGTAAACGTCGGTGATGTGAACGATCCAAACAACGCCGCAGTTGGTAAAGAATGGCCAGGCGTAGAAGTTGATCCAGCACTTGGCTTTAAAGGTCACTTCGGTGCACTTGCAACATACAAAGCGAAACATGACGTTAAAACACTGATCTCTATCGGTGGTTGGGCGGAAACCGGCGGTCACTTCGGCCTTGACGGTAACCGTGTAGCAGACGGCGGTTTCTACACCATGACCACCAACGCTGACGGCTCAATCAACCATGCAGGTATCCAGAAGTTTGCGGACTCTGCTGTTGAAATGATGCGTAAGTACAAGTTCGATGGTCTGGATATCGACTACGAATACCCAACCTCAATGGCCGGTGCTGGTAACCCTTACGATAAAGAGTTCATGGAACCACGTCGTCAATACCTGTGGGCTTCCTACCAAGAGCTGATGCGCGTCCTTCGTGAGAAAGTCGACATCGCTTCTGAGCAAGACGGTCACCACTACATGCTGACCATCGCAGCGCCATCTTCTGGCTACCTGCTGCGCGGTATGGAAACCTTCGATGTGACCAAGTACCTCGATTACGTCAACATCATGACCTACGACCTGCATGGCGCTTGGAATGATCACGTTGGCCACAACGCAGCACTGTTCGACACAGGTAAAGACTCTGAGTTGGCAGCTTGGAACGTATATGGCACCAGCCAGTATGGCGGTATCGGTTACCTGAACACTGACTGGGCGTACCACTACTTCCGTGGCTCAATGCCAGCGGGCCGCATCAATATCGGCGTTCCTTACTACACCCGTGGTTGGCAGGGCGTAACAGGCGGTGAGAACGGTCTGTGGGGTAAAGCAGCACTTCCAAACCAAGCTGAGTGTCAACCAGGCACCGGCGAAGGTGAGAAGAACAACTGTGGTCACGGCGCGATCGGTATCGACAACATGTGGCACGATACCGATCCAAAAGGTAACGAAATGGGTGCAGGTTCTAACCCAATGTGGCATGCGAAGAACCTTGAGCATGGCATCTTTGGTACCTACGCATCTGCGTACAAACTAGACCCAGCAAACGATCCACAAGACGTTTTGAAGGGCACTTACCAGCGCAACTACGACTCAGTCGCTGTTGCACCATGGCTCTGGAATGCTGAGAAGCAAGTGTTCCTGTCGACTGAAGATGAAGCGTCAATCAAAGTAAAATCTGATTACGTTATCGACAAAGGTATCGGCGGCATCATGTTCTGGGAACTGGCGGGGGACTACGCATGTTACCAACTGGACGCGAACGGCAACCGCACTGACGTTGTAGACCCAACCGAAAATGCTTGTACGACTGGTAACGGTGAGTTCCACATGGGTAACACCATGACCAAAGCAATCTACGACAAGTTTGCAGCAGCCACACCTTATGGTGCGAAACTGTCTGAAACTGCAATGCCAACCGAAGCGGTTGATATTACGGTTAGCGTAGGTGGCTTCAAAGTGGGCGACCAGAACTACCCAATCAACCCGAAAATCACTTTCACCAACAACACTGGCGTAGAACTGCCTGGCGGTACTGAGTTCCAGTTTGACATTCCGGTTTCAGCACCAGACAACGCGAAGAGTCAGAATGGCGGTAAAGTGAAAGTCATTTCTTCTGGCCACACCAAAGCGAACAACATTGGTGGCCTGGAAGGTACTATGCACCGTTTAGCGTTCTCACTACCAACGTGGGACTCTCTGGCTCCTGGTGCAACGTATGAACTGGACTTTGTGTACTACCTGCCAATCTCTGGCCCTGCGAACTACACAGTAAACATCAACGGTGTTGATTACGCATTCGCATATGAGTACAGCGACCTGCCATTGGCAGACCTGTCAGCAGGCGGTGGTAATGGTGGCGGTGACAATGGTGGTGGCACAGGTACTTGTGACACGACTGGCATCGTGGTTTACCCAAATCTACCTCAGACTGACTGGGCAGGTAACCCAAGCCACGCAGCCGCAGGTGACAAAGTCGTGAAAGACGACGTTGTTTACCAAGCAAACTGGTGGACTGCTTCTGTTCCAGGTAGCGATGGTAGCTGGACCAAAGTGTGTGGCTAATCCACTAATTTAAATCACTTAAGTAGACAAAGCCGACTCAATTGAGTCGGCTTTTTATTGGCCATCACACTGGAAAGTACTCTATGCCTGTCTGTTCAGAATAATTGAACAGTTCCGTAGAAAACATTGGCATTATTCAATGCGATAAACCTGTTAGAATCACCTCGTCTTTCACTAAAGTTCGCGTCAATGGTTTTGGAAAACGGCGATTTATCAACGCTTTCCCCCTACATTTCTGATTTTGTTCGCGACCATCCTACTCCGGAAGGATTCATGATCTATAAATTGTTCGAACGCGTTACGCTAGCCTTTCCACCAGAGCAACCGGAACAGCCACCTAATGGCCTGCTTGCATTTTGTCGCCACTACACCAAAGGTTTTGAACGACCGCTGATTACCATGGCGGTGCTCACGGCATTTATCGCCATTGCGGAAGTATCACTGTTTGGCTTTATGGGACAGCTGGTTGACTGGCTGACTAATCAAGATAAAACCACGTTTCTCGCCGACGAGGGTAATACTCTGATTGGGATAGGGCTGCTTATCCTAATTGGTATGCCAATACTTGTCGCTGTGCATTCTTTGGTTTTGCACCAGTCGCTACTTGGTAACTACCCAATGTCCATTCGCTGGATGGCACACCGTTACCTGCTGAAGCAGAGCATCGGCTTCTATCAGAATGACTTCGCAGGTCGTATTGCAACCAAGGTCATGCAGACTGCGCTGTCTATCCGCGAAACCGTGATGAAGCTGCTGGATGTGGCGGTATATATTGCCGTCTACTTTATCTCCATGCTGTTTATCGTTGGCCAAGCAGATATCCGTCTTATGCTCCCAATGCTGGTTTGGTTGATGGCCTACATTGGCATCCAGATTTACTTTGTCCCCAAGTTGAAAGCAGTCTCCACCGAGCAGGCAGATGCCCGCTCGTTGATGACAGGCCGTATCGTGGACAGCTACACCAACATCGCCACGGTCAAACTGTTCTCACATACCGATAGAGAGACCCAATACGCCGAAGAAGGCATGGGCGTATTTATGGACACGGTTTACCGCCAAATGCGTCTGGCGACCGGCTTTAATATCTCGGTAGAGATCGCTAACTACGCCCTGCTGTTCTCCATCAGCGCCATGTCTATCTGGCTCTGGTTGGACTCCGCGATCACCGTAGGCGCGATAGCTATTGCGGTCAGCCTTGCACTGCGCATCAACAGCATGTCGAAGTGGATAATGTGGGAAATCGGTTCGCTGTTTGAAAACATCGGTACCGTAGTAGATGGAATGGCGACGCTTTCCAAGCCTGTCGAAGTGTTGGACAAGATGAACGCACCTGCATTAGAGGTGCCTCAAGGCGCTATTAACTTCACCGATGTTCGCTTCCATTATGGTGAAGGCAAAGGCGTGATTGAAAAACTGAACCTCAACATCAAGCCGGGTGAAAAAGTCGGTCTCGTTGGTCGTTCAGGAGCAGGTAAATCAACCTTAGTGAATCTTCTAATGCGTTTTCACGATGTGGAAGGCGGTGAAATCCGTATCGACGGTCAGAACATTTCAGCCGTGACACAGGATTCACTGCGCGCCAATATCGGCATGGTGACTCAGGACACTTCCCTGCTGCACCGCTCTATCCGTGAAAACATCCTTTACGGTGACCCAAATGCCAGCGAAGACGCGATGCTCGCCGCTGCGAAGAAAGCACAAGCTCACGACTTTATCGAAACCCTGAGCGACCCACATGGTAATCGTGGTTACGATTCGCAGGTAGGTGAACGCGGTGTGAAGCTGTCTGGCGGTCAACGTCAGCGTGTGGCAATTTCCCGTGTTCTGCTAAAAGACGCGCCAATTCTTATTCTTGATGAAGCGACTTCAGCGCTGGATTCGGAGGTGGAAGCAGCAATTCAGGAAAGTCTTTATCAATTAATGGAAGGTAAAACCGTTATCGCCATTGCTCACCGACTTTCCACCATCGCTGCGATGGACAGACTGATTGTGCTTGATCAAGGTGAAATCGTGGAACAAGGCACCCACCAAGAGCTGATTTCCAGTGGTGGCATCTACGCTCAACTCTGGCAGCATCAAACCGGTGGCTTTATTGGTGACTGAACCCGATTAAGTTAGGGAAAAGGACGCTTTGGCGTTCTTTTTTGTCTCAGTTATCTTTCAAAATCGCAAAGTTAGGAAAGCTCTCCTACCCTTGTATTGAATCATTGTAGGGGATGAGATTTATGTTCAACGTGAAAACCACCATAAAAACAACTCTTCTGGCCACCGCAGTTTTCGGCCTCACCGCTTGTTCTGATTACGACCCTGTTGCAGAGAGTGACTGCGGTAAAGTTGTTAGCCATGCTCAGAAAATTCTTGGTGCATTAGCACCTTCAGCGGGTGAATTAATGAGCCAGTGCAAAGCAGCTTCCGACAGCGAACGCGGTTGTGTGATGGCATCGACCAAAAAAGGCCAACTCGCGCAGTGCCTATAATCGAATAAACTGTCGTATACTGGCGCCCGTTTTTTAACGGGAGCCATGTATGCAACGTTCCACTCTTATCGGCCTGAAAGTTGGCCTGCTCGCCCTTCTTCTTTTTATTGGTATGCTCGGCATGAGCACCAACTCACCCGCAACAGAATGGCTCAAAGAAGCGTTTTTGGGCATAAGCTTTGCATTTGCATTTGGCTTGGGCGCTCCGGAAGCACTGGCTTACATGCTGGCGACAATCGTGTTTATTGCGGTTTTCTGTGTGGGGTATTTTGTAGGGAAGAAGGCTTCTGGCAGATTGGATAGCTAAAGCTGACTACACTTCCGACTAAACCAAAGTTTTTGTAACAGCCCGTAAGCCCCAAAGTGGCCAGACTCGCCGTCATTAATCGCGATTTTCGGCCATTACGGGCCGCGTGGAAACCCCACTGGCCGTATGTCTCAGTAAGTTTGCAGGGGATAATCAAACTATTCACTAGACTATTTCCACATCGCGGAAATATACTGCGCTTCCTGTTATTACTGTAGGAATACTTTGTGGACCCCAACTCTAGTCAATTGTGTCAAACCTTACTGGCTTCTCGTCACCAAGGGAGGACGCAACAATGATTGAGACCCTTCTTACCCTTCTGTTCGGCATTCTATTTATCTTGGCTATTATCGCAGCAAACGGCTACTTCGTTGCCCAAGAGTTTGCTTACATGGCCGTGGACAGAGCAAGACTCGCAACGCTGGCAGCCACTGGCGATGAAGCCGCAAAACGCGCGCTCAAAGTCACCAAACGTACCAGCTTTATGCTTTCCGGTGCCCAACTTGGCATTACGGTAACCGGCTTGGTGTTGGGTTTCGTTGCAGAACCCCTTGTTGGCCAGTCGCTGGGCGTATTGTTGCAAGGTTTTGGGTTATCGCTAGAGGCGGGTATCGCTCTAGGTACCGTCATCACTTTGGGTGTCGCTATGGTCGTTCAAATGATCATGGGCGAGCTGTACCCGAAAAACCTCGCGATTGCGAACGCAGAGCCAATGGCTCGCATGATGTCCCGCTCAACACTAATTTACATGTCTGTGTTTGGCTTTTTCATCAGCTTCTTCGACAAATCAGCAAACCTTCTGCTTCGCGCGGTTCGCATTGAACCAGTGCACGATCTTGACGTGAGTGCGTCAGAAGAAGACTTGCACCATATCATCGCTAACTCGCGTGAAACAGGTGATATCCCAGTCGAACTGTCGCTGATGATGGATCGTATTCTGGATTTCCCAGAGCGCGACGTAGAACACGCGATGGTGCCTCGTTCACAAGTGGATTGGGTTGAGCCAGAAACCACATTGACTGAATTAGTGTCGCTAATGGCACAAGCACATACCCGTTACCCAGTGGTTAACGACGATGATGCGCCTGTGGGTGTGGTTCATTTGCCTGACGTACTGGCCCGTATTGATGCCGGCCATGCTGACGACACTGTGGAATCAGTGATGCGCCCTGCTACCGTGCTGCCAACGCTTATGAGCCTACCAGACGCTCTGGATCAGCTAGAAAAATCAACTAACCATCTGGCGTGTGTCATTGACGAGTACGGCGGTTTTGCTGGCGTACTGACGATTGAAGACCTTGCAATGGAAATCGTGGGCGAAATCACCGACGAGCACGACGCGGACGCGGCTGATGCCGTTGTGCCACAGAGCGACAATGTATGGCTGATGGTAGGTGACGTCCACATCGACGAAGTGGAACGTGCGATTGGCTACGACCTGCCGAAAGACGATGTGGAAACCATCGCCGGTATGTTGATTGCGGAGCGCGGCGCACTTCCGGCTGAAGGTGAGACAGTCGTTATCGAACTGCCAGTCGACCCATCCGAATTTGCTTCTGGCGAGCTGTTCAAGCGCCATCTTGAAGTTGAAGTGTTGCGTATTGAGCGACACGTTCCAACAGAGGTGCGCGTCAAACTTGTAGAGAATCCAGTTGAGGAGGGTGAAGAATGATGACCGATCCGTTGATTGTCACTTTGGTGACCTCTGCCCTCATCATACTGAGTGGCTTCTTCGTTATCATCGAATTTGCATTGATGGGTGCACGCCGCCACCGCTTGGAAGAAATGGCTGTGGAAAGTGCGTCTGCACGCGCTGCGCTGCGTGGCATGAATGACCTGACACTCATGCTAGCCGGTGCCCAGTTGGGCATTACCTTCTGTACCTTTGCGTTGGGTGCAGTCACCAAGCCAGCGGTAGACCATTGGATTGGACCCGTGTTTGCCTCGATGGGCATGCCGGAATGGGCGGTAGATGGTGCTTCGTTCGGTTTTGCACTGTTCGTCGTGACCTTCCTTCACCTTGTTGTCGGTGAAATGGCACCCAAGTCCTGGTCGATTGCACATCCTGAAAAATCAGCACTGGCGATTGGCCTTGTAGCACGCGCTTACGTGTGGCCACTGCGTCCGTTGCTGAACTGGATTAACCGCATTGCGAACAGACTGGTGAAAGCATCTGGCGTTGAGCCAGTTGAAAGTGCCGCTGTCGGTGGGCAGGACATTGATACCATCCGTCAGCTCGTCGAACACTCAGGTAAAGTGGGTACACTGCAACCGAGTATTCAGAAGCAGCTTTCTGGTCTGATTGACCTGAGTTCAATCCCAGTTGAAACACTGGTCACGGAAGGTCAGGTCATGGCGCATGTTGACAAGCGCGCAACCGTTGCGGAAGTTCGCAAGGTGTCGATGGAATCTGGACACATGCGTATTCTGGTATTCGGCAACCGTGGCCTGAAACCACTTGTGGTTCACGTCCGTGATACCCTGCTGGAACCCGCTGACCGCCCTGCACGTGAAGTCGCACGAAAAGCGCATGTACTTGATGCCAACACACCGGTATACGAAGCGCTGGCGCGTATGCGAGAAGCAAGTGTGCAGATTGCTGTGGTGAGCAAAGGCGACAAGATGATTGGTGTCGTCACGCTGGCAGATATCCTGAAGCGTGTGCTGCCAACATCAGCTGCGAGCTAACCGTCCCGCTATTATCCCAATAAAAACGCCACCTTTTCAGGTGGCGTTTTCGTTTTTATCAAACCTTGAATCACAAGCGTTTACATGAAATCTGATAGTCAGCTTAGGCCGCACTCAACACTTTCTGCTGATGAGCAAGATACTCTTCGTATGTGCCTTGGAAGTAATCCAGCTTCTTGTCTTTGATTTCGATAACCGCCGTCGCCAGTGATGAGACAAACTCGCGATCGTGACTGACGAAAATCAGCGTTCCAGGATACACTTTCAGCGCGCTGTTCAGTGCTTCAATTGCTTCCATGTCCATGTGGTTGGTTGGCTCATCCATCACCAGCACGTTGATGTCTTGCATCATCAGTTTGCCGAATATCAGGCGGTTCTTCTCGCCACCCGAACAGTTTCTGGCTTTCTTGTTGACATCATCTTCGGTAAACAGCAGACGCCCCAGAATCGCACGCACAATCAGGTCGTTATGCTTTGCAGTACGCCACTGTGAAATCCACTCAAAGATGGTCATGTCGTTGTCGAAGTCAGCAGTACAATCCTGAGGACAGTAACCGACAGACGCATTCTCCGCCCACTTCACCACGCCTTCGCTTTGCTCAAGCTCGTTCACCAAACAGCGCAGCAGCGTGGTTTTACCCACACCGTTCTCACCGATAACCGCAAGGCGTGAGCCCGCTTCCAACAACAGGTTGCCATTTTCAAACAGCATCTCGCCATCGTAGCCATGACCCACTTCTTGCAACTCAAGTGCCTGACGGTGCAGTTTCTTACCTTCACCAAAATCAATCGACGGACTGATACGGCTAGAGGTTTTCACTTCATCCAGCTTGATTTTGTCCATGCGTTTCGCGCGCGAACTCGCCAGCTTTGCTTTAGAGGCGTTGGCACCAAAGCGGTTCACAAACTCTTGCAGCTCGTTAATTTCGGCCGCTTTCTTGGCGTTACTCGCCAGCAATTGCTCTCGTTGCAAACCAGATGCTTCCAGGAAGTAGTCATAGTTACCCGGATAGATGCGCAGCTCACCATAATCAATGTCAGCCATATGGGTACAGACCGTGTTCAGGAAGTGACGGTCGTGCGAAATGATAATCATGGTGCACTTACGCTGGCTTAACTCTTCCGCCAACCAACCGATGGTGTGAATATCCAGGTTGTTCGTCGGTTCGTCCAGTAGCAGAATATCTGGGTTCGCAAACAGCGCCTGCGCCAACAGCACACGCAGTTTCCAGCCCGGCGCAACGTGCTGCATCAAGCCAAAGTGCAGGTATTCTTCAATACCTGCTTTGATCAGGATATCGCCCGCGCGGCTTTCTGCGGTGTAGCCATCCATTTCTGCGAACTCGACTTCAAGCTCCGCGACTTTCATGCCGTCTTCTTCGCTCATTTCCGGCAAAGAATAAATGCGGTCACGCTCTTGCTTCACTTCCCACAGCTTCTTGTCACCCATGATGACCACATCAATCACGTTGAAGTTTTCGAACGCAAACTGATCCTGACTCAACACACCCAACTTCAATCCCGGTGCGATCGACACGTTACCAGAGCTAGGTGCCAGTGCGCCGCTCAAGATCTTCATAAAGGTCGATTTGCCACAGCCATTCGCGCCAATCAGGCCATAACGGTTACCGTTACCGAACTTAGCTGAGATGTTTTCAAACAACGGCTCCGCGCCAAATTGCATGGTGATGTTAGCGGTTGAAATCAATGA
The nucleotide sequence above comes from Grimontia kaedaensis. Encoded proteins:
- a CDS encoding chitinase C-terminal domain-containing protein, producing MDVTGKSKGFALSAIAVACMFSFNAQAAVDCTNIEKWSADKAYGGGSTVQNDNKVYTANWWTKGNSPATSSGDYKEWTLVDQCDTGDVTPPDNVLPTVSLDSPSSSDVINTGDVVTINSTASDSDGTVANVEFFVDGASIGSDTSSPYSFNWTAAEGEHIIFVRATDDKGAATQSAPVKVFVQPSVVLPDNEAPTVSVAASATAVDQGAVVTLTADAADSDGTVSKVDFYAAGQLVGTSTAAPYTLDWTASKAGNVSVYAKATDDKGASTDSALVTVAVAGIPTVSNCRPEGLFQTPGVNVPYCTIYDAEGREDMGADHPRRIIGYFTSWRSGDDSQAAYLVKDIPWEELTHINYAFVSIGADGKVNVGDVNDPNNAAVGKEWPGVEVDPALGFKGHFGALATYKAKHDVKTLISIGGWAETGGHFGLDGNRVADGGFYTMTTNADGSINHAGIQKFADSAVEMMRKYKFDGLDIDYEYPTSMAGAGNPYDKEFMEPRRQYLWASYQELMRVLREKVDIASEQDGHHYMLTIAAPSSGYLLRGMETFDVTKYLDYVNIMTYDLHGAWNDHVGHNAALFDTGKDSELAAWNVYGTSQYGGIGYLNTDWAYHYFRGSMPAGRINIGVPYYTRGWQGVTGGENGLWGKAALPNQAECQPGTGEGEKNNCGHGAIGIDNMWHDTDPKGNEMGAGSNPMWHAKNLEHGIFGTYASAYKLDPANDPQDVLKGTYQRNYDSVAVAPWLWNAEKQVFLSTEDEASIKVKSDYVIDKGIGGIMFWELAGDYACYQLDANGNRTDVVDPTENACTTGNGEFHMGNTMTKAIYDKFAAATPYGAKLSETAMPTEAVDITVSVGGFKVGDQNYPINPKITFTNNTGVELPGGTEFQFDIPVSAPDNAKSQNGGKVKVISSGHTKANNIGGLEGTMHRLAFSLPTWDSLAPGATYELDFVYYLPISGPANYTVNINGVDYAFAYEYSDLPLADLSAGGGNGGGDNGGGTGTCDTTGIVVYPNLPQTDWAGNPSHAAAGDKVVKDDVVYQANWWTASVPGSDGSWTKVCG
- a CDS encoding YccT family protein, giving the protein MKRKFAFASVLTALLSFGAHADVKLNLNDNVELLTYNGKTHKSSVFGKEESVVLQNGTQQVAFRYVESFEGGKDVSFVRSDVLVVKFYAADTEVFFDFPEHKNKRQVRQFNDNPEFAILDTNESPIAFEQNKLLKSGFQLSRDYLSEMQRFNQTDAPASLQLTASEVVSQPKVQSNKAPRAKVVVGGQDALNEVEYQLHYWFEKADAETQARFKAFLNAR
- a CDS encoding class I SAM-dependent methyltransferase: MNPSVYLVKGREKSLRRRHPWVFSRGIQRVEGKPSLGQTVDVYDHQGQWLARGAFSPNSQIRVRVWTFEQEEVNVEFFKKRLQEAQGLRDVLATRDGLTGYRLIAAESDGLPGITIDRYENFLVCQLLSAGAEAQKDNLVEALIAQYPECSIYERSDVSVRKKEGLKERTGVLHGDLPPASVVIEENGVKISVDITGGHKTGFYLDQRDSREAAVKYVNGKRVLNCFCYTGGFGLYSMKGDAVEVINVDVSQPALDIAKSNAEMNGYDLSKAQFVNADVFKLLREYRDAGELFDVVIMDPPKFAESKAQLTGACRGYKDINMLAMQILKPGGTLLTYSCSGLMDNALFQKIIADAALDAHRSVQFIERFEQAADHPIDSGYPEGFYLKGFACHVK
- a CDS encoding ABC transporter ATP-binding protein, whose translation is MIYKLFERVTLAFPPEQPEQPPNGLLAFCRHYTKGFERPLITMAVLTAFIAIAEVSLFGFMGQLVDWLTNQDKTTFLADEGNTLIGIGLLILIGMPILVAVHSLVLHQSLLGNYPMSIRWMAHRYLLKQSIGFYQNDFAGRIATKVMQTALSIRETVMKLLDVAVYIAVYFISMLFIVGQADIRLMLPMLVWLMAYIGIQIYFVPKLKAVSTEQADARSLMTGRIVDSYTNIATVKLFSHTDRETQYAEEGMGVFMDTVYRQMRLATGFNISVEIANYALLFSISAMSIWLWLDSAITVGAIAIAVSLALRINSMSKWIMWEIGSLFENIGTVVDGMATLSKPVEVLDKMNAPALEVPQGAINFTDVRFHYGEGKGVIEKLNLNIKPGEKVGLVGRSGAGKSTLVNLLMRFHDVEGGEIRIDGQNISAVTQDSLRANIGMVTQDTSLLHRSIRENILYGDPNASEDAMLAAAKKAQAHDFIETLSDPHGNRGYDSQVGERGVKLSGGQRQRVAISRVLLKDAPILILDEATSALDSEVEAAIQESLYQLMEGKTVIAIAHRLSTIAAMDRLIVLDQGEIVEQGTHQELISSGGIYAQLWQHQTGGFIGD